The DNA sequence CTCTCCCTGCCCTGCGTGCTGAGAAGAGTAAAGACGTTTCAGGTGAAACAGGCTCTttgctgatgcctggtgcagggAACCCCCGCAGACCCCTCCAAAGCACCACGCTGCTGAAGCGCGGTGGGCTGGCGGCCAGGCTCCCGTTTCGAGGGAGATTCGGTCCCTGCGGGTGACGAAACACGTTCACGCTGTCGGGAGGAGCACGGTGCTCGGTATTTCGAGGGACACATCTGTCCCATGGCCGAGGGCACCGGCCCGACCCTCCCGGACCCCGGGACTGCCGTAACGGTGAAGGTCGTGGTGGAAAACTTCCCGCTGCCACAGCTGAGCTGCCTCCAGGAGCAactacaacagcagcaacaacagaaatattaaatgcaGGCAGCAGCGTGGCCAGACGGGCTGAAACGGCGTGGGAAACGCATCAGCTGGCCGGCAGCAACGAACATGGATCAACTCGACACCCGAGGAAGGAGAGCTCGGCAAGGAAACGCTGCCAAACGCTGCAAAAACTTTGGGTTAGAACAAGAAAGTGTGGAGACACAAAGAAGCGGTTTAGAAAAAGCGCTGCTGTGAAGCTCGGGTACTTTCACATCGGCATTTACACCTTCCCGCGAGCGGAGCCAGGGAGCGGCGGAAACTTCGCAAAAAGGGTTTCGATGTTGGAAGCACAGGGTAAAGCTGAgcctgatttttctctttaaggCCTTTTAAATTCGCAGCACAGAAATCTGTTTAAAATCAAAGTCTTTGCCACTTGTGGTTTCCAAAGGTCACAATTAAAATTGTTTcttctgggttaaaaaaaaaaaaaaaaagttaaaaataatcttttgccAATCAACCGTgctgcagtgtccccagatcaccTTATTAGCTGCAGAAAGGTGGCTTAGTAACAGTATTTCTCTGCCCATTCCCACGCACTGAGCtggctgcatttgtttttttcattaaaaaaaaaaagaaaaattcccttTGGAAAATGTGGTTTCATCCAAGTGCCCATTTTCTGTGGGAAGACGTTGGTTTCAGTGGGATTTTTCAGCTGTGaatcctgaaatgaaaaaaatgtcatttcGCAAGCGGTGATTCAAAGCGAAGCAGCGGCGCTGGCGCTGCCCGGgctccccgcgcccggcgccgggcggctccGTCCCCGCTGGCACTGCGAGCCCCGACCCGCGGAGGGCGATGCCTCGGCCAGCGGATCCGCGTTTCCTCGCCGGCCAGGATGGGAAGCGGTGAGTTTCCAGGCAGGACAATCTCCCCGAGCGGCGCCTCCTCCCCGTGCCCCGTCACGAGTCCTGTGCATCGGGTTGGATAACTGAAGCAACGTGTTGTCACAGCAAAGGGGCTCGTTCCCGCGGTGCTTTTCTGCCACGTCTTTTCCCGTTGGGCCCTGGTCCTACCCAGCGCCACGTACGCGGTGCTGCACGCCGAGCTAAGCCGCTTGAATTTGTACCTGTGCTATCCGCAGCGCGTAAAAGGAGACAGCTGTGTCTTTCTGAGCTGAGGGCCTACGTTTCCACGAGCAGCTTGGGATCCTAAAGAGATCCCGTTGCCTTTAACCACGCCGGTGTCTGCAAGGGCTCTGCAGCCGAGGCGGGAGCAGAGCTAACTAGGATCACAAGGGAGACGCGATCGCGTCTTCATTACCTCCTTGAAGAAACGCGGCAGCTTGGCTGCCTTTTTGGTCCACGCACTCGGGGTGACATGCATGTTTTGCTTCCCAAGACCTGTCCTCAACACAGATCTACCTGAAACTGTTCATAAAACCTCCTCATAAAACCTGCTAGAACCCCTAGGATAGCTTTTccgaaaagaagaaagaaatccagCCCTTGAGAGCCCTGCTCCAGGGACAAAGCATCACCCTTGATTGCAAACGCCTTCAATATTTTAGCTCCAAACACTCATGGGAAACTAAACGAGTTTGTTGCTAAAATGGTGTGAGCAGGTTTCTGCTCACTTAAAACAtgatttagaggaaaaaaaggcttcctgACTAACAGCTGGTGTTTTATAAATGGACTGGAAGGCACCAAACGCTGACAGTACGGAGCAACGCTGCGTACAAGATGGTCGGGGATAGCTCCAGTACTAGAACATCTCCAGAAGTTCCCAGCGATGCCTCAAGAACCACATTTTTGCAGGTGAATCGCTGCTGACTGATTCATCGCAGAGCTCAGGCTGCCGGGGACAGGTTGAGTTCACGCCAGCGTTGCAATGAGAGCAACTGACTACGCGGTGCCCCTCAGGAGCCTTGTCGGCACAAGAGCTCGCTCCGTCTCCAAGAGGTGTCTGAGCCCTTTGGAAACTCCTGACTGCACCAGAGCACAGGGAACTGGCTGGGATTAAaccctgccctgctcccggggctgtgagagcagcaggtgccgcctcGGGTCCGGAAGAAGCCGCACGGATGTGCTATTTTACAGCTGCTTCTGACACGGGGGTGTTTTGGGTGATTCAGGTCCAAAGGTGGAAGGGCTCCAGACCAGCCTCGTTTGGATGTTCAGCCATCAGCGCATATGACTAGTTACGGGTAAAAGCGTTTACTGAAGTAGGGAGAACCAGGCCAACGCAGCTAGGCAACAGCACGGTTTTAAAAGAAGCCAATTTTGTACCGTGGGGAGAAATTAAAACCTTCCGATCTAGTGCAGCTGCCTTTCAGGACTGCATCACCCGGTGTCGCCTTTCCAACAGCAACGCACCGAGGAAATCAGAAATTCCACAAAATAAACCGTAACCAGGAGATAAGCGACACAGTGCAGGGATCAGAGCCGGAAGGTGGGATTTGGGGTCCTCATTCCTGCCCTGCAATTAAGCTGCTTTCTGTACTGGCATTTTCCAAAGCGGACCTCAGCTCAGCATCTGCTGGCACCAGCTGGACGCGCCGAGCATCCAGAGGGGCTGCCGAAGGCCACAGGAGCGCCCTGTGCTCCCCAAAACCAAAGCCAAGTTTCCACAGCTTGGCCACCCAAACCGGCTGCAGGCTCCTCTTTCAAAAGCCATGGCCACTTTCAGAAACGCCGTCCGGCCAGGGAGCCGGCTAGGGAGCCGGGCCGGCAGATAGCgaccgccgcgggggccggcggcctCCGGACGAGCTCGGGGATCATTAGAGGCCTCTTACCCTCAAGAGGGACCAGAGATCCCAAGGTCTCTCCTGTACAGGTGAATCTACAGGAAATCCttcagaaatacaaaaagaaaaccccTGCAACCAATTAAGTTTTCAATCATTTTAATGTGATCACTGCAGTTTGACCACGGTctcggaaagaaaaaaaagtcacacaaatTATCTGTGCTTAGGATTTAAGTCAATCTACACAGTTCTTGTTGACTGACGATTATTCAAGTTAAGACCTTCTGACCATCAGTGATGTTCTTGTCTGAAAGGCAGGATCGCAAGTGTTGTATATATTGGTGCAAAACAGGAATGCTTCGTCTGGAATTAAAGCTGCGACACCTGATCTACTCAAAAGAAAACGTAGTTgtacacgcacgcacgcacacacagatctagcatgcaaatacacCAGGAACCAGCTACAGCTTCACGGGAAAACACACGGTGTGTCAGTACACATGTTGGCCTGTTATTCAGAAGGCAACTTAACAAAGTCggggggaaaaacacacacaaatattcattttccaatatttgaaaaaaaaaataggaggagCTTTTTAAATTACATTGTGTTGGCAAACTCTGATTTTAGGTAACAAAGCAAAAGGTGAAGGCAAATTTTCCAAAGTATTGTAAAATTTATTGTATAAGTATTGCAGCTTTTAGAATGACATATAATTGCCACTATTGGTTACTGTTACACAATAAGCGTTTACAACAGATTTTTGTAAATTGGCATCAGAGTACATATTCATactaaaacagcaaaatataGATAAGTACTGCATTGCATGTGCTGTCAATAGTTTACATAAGTTTAAACTTGAACAGAACTCAGGATACAGGACTGCCTATAACAAACTCCAAAGCCAAAGCAATGCAACTGGAAGTTTAAGAAAATATTAATACAATGAAATGTGACTATAAGGCAGGCAAATTAGGACTTTAATGTTGTCCTTCATGAGCTTCTATAGTACAGCAAAAATTTGAAGCGCAGTTTctggaaaactttttctttttgtagctttGTGTTGTACATAGAAAATCTCTGAGCTATACAGAGACAGAAGAGATTAAAAATTCATTCTGTTCTTGCCTAGCACTGTTAATGCTACACATCTGGATTCAGTCTTTTTTCAACCCTTAGCAAAAATGttgggcttttatttatttatttttaatatagcagTTAGTGCAATTTTATAGTTTTATACACATACAAAAGGGTGATTCTCAAGAAAGCAATTGGTTTTCCTTATACCCCCACTTAAGATAGAATGAATTTCGTAACACTTATGGAAACAATGCACTAGATTAGTAAAGCTGAATTTCCAAACCATTGAAATCAAGGGTTGTGAAGGGAACTTAGTTTTACCAGTGTCAGAACCAAATAAAACCCTTTCTTCCTTGCCATCCTTATTGAAAAGCCATGTTCACATTCCAGGTCACTAAGTTTTGGTGGCACTTTAAGAATGTTGCTTGCCATACCGTAAGATAAGAAAAATCTGTAGAATTAACCACCCCTTTTAAAGCTAACATGACTTAAAACTTCGAGCAAAAAGGCAGGCTAGGACAAGAGGTTGCTAAGCGTTAGCAATGTcttgtttcttctgcttttgtttaTAAATAAGTCATTCTTAAAGGGCCTGAGCCTCTCTCTGCTGACAGCTGCAGGGCGCCAGGAGCCCTCTGCGGCGTAGGACCCTAGTCCCACTGCTAGGACCATTCTCTCATCATCTGCACGAAGGCCAGAAGAAAACAAGTCGATACATCAGCAATCGTGTGCAAAGCAATTTCTCTGCCTTGGTGGCAAGATGGGAGACGGGTATTGGGAAGAAATGGACCCCGAGGCAAAAAGTAAcattaaatagtaataataataataataataacaacaataacaataataataaaaaaagaatagacCGTTATTTCTAAACACCCATTCAGAACTTTAGAGTTGATCTGGGCCCCAACTCTGGTATCTGCATTTGAAACATATGGAAATTTTCAGGACTGCAAAGCAGAGGGATTAAAAAAGAAGGAGGACAACAGGTGAAACCTCGGCTCTGTCCGGGCGGACGGGAGCCTCCCCAGGCTGCCTGGGAGCTGAGGGAGCTGTGCCTGACGCTAACTCCCCCCTAATGGGAAGCATCAGCGGAGAAGGCAGAGGCTGAACTTGTGTCTCTACGGAAAGAAGTTCCTGGCTGCTGAGCCCTCCCATTTCCCACCCATTCAATTCCGCCTACCAGGAAAGAGTTAAATGAAACTGGACCCAGTAACTCAACAAACTGACCAAGGAACTGCAAACGCTTGGGGTGATGCTGGTGAAATAAAGTTCACACGGGGAgttgatggggggggggaaaaaaaaaagcaagagaatcaGTTGAAATTTTGAGGACTTCAAAGAATTAGTTTTAATtgcactactttttttttaattttatttattttaagaccCTCTCCCACCACCCCCACATGGGACCGTGCCTGTTCAAAGCACCCTCCTGATCTTCCTAGGGCTGCGTGGCCAGATCGCTCCCATGCGACAAGACAGTTCAGTCACTGAACAACCTCCAGCCCGGCCGACACCTCCGTATTTACCATCCAGTTGTGGATGTGCGACGCATACTCCACCCAAACCCTGCTGAGGTAACCATTTTTTTTTGTAGCAAACAAACTATTAAATCACAGAAcaacccccccctcccgcccACCCCCCTCCAGAAACCCCAAATAAAACCCAACAACACTATTCACGCATTTTGGCTCAAGAGGGCAGTAGATATTATATTTCAGTCTGTCTTTTGGTTGGTATCTCATTTACAATATCCACCACAGTTTCCTACCTAGGCGAGTAGGAGATGTGCATAAATGTATTCAAGTTACCTTGCAAACAGTCCAAGGAAAGACACGGCAGAAAGGGAGCACCTTGCACGGCGAGGCACGGCAGAGCGGGTCTCGGGGCGAGCGGCAGCGCCCGAACGAGCAGCGCCCCACCGGAACGAGGGAGCGGAAAACTTAACGCAAGGTCCTAAGGAGCGAGAGACCGGACGCTGGTTACTCGTGACGCTAAGGATGATTCTGTGTGCCCCTCTTGAAAAAGGGAGGGTTGCTGTTTCTTTAATAAGGCACTAAATAGACATGTTACATAAAggaaagatacttttttttaaaaaaagtgtataaATTCATCAGTTTTGTACCTTTCATGACAAACTAGATTCATTCCtttgcatgactttttttttttgtggctttttcttttttttttttttttgaaggtcaTCAAAATTTAGGTTACACGACTGTAAAGCTATGAAGATTTCAAGAGCTGTGGAAAAGCGGTTTGAATATTGAGAAGGTACAGGACCAtttctaggcaaaaaaaaaaagcaaaaaaaaagatcaaacttCAAGTTCAGCTATTCATCgtcttctttaaaatatatataaatattgttCAAATGGTCAGAACTTCAAAACTGttctcatattttttttttcaagtaatagAAAAGTTGcttaaaaacaatatttattGCCTTTATATCTTTCATTTATGTCACTCTACTAGATAGCATCCTGCAGAAAACGGAATTACGCCTCCTTGTAAAAGCTGCGCTCTTTGTGGTTCCCCTATCCGACCCTTCCTCACACTCGGAGAAACCCTCTCCCAGCAAACGGAGCAGTGCTGCCCAGCTGGGAATATCCGCACACAAGGTTGTGAGAAcagtttttcccttttgttttctctctctctctttctctcaaattTCTCACTCGCTCATTCTGTCACATACAAATTCACCGCAAGGGTAAAACACCTATCAGACATCTACGcaatataaaaatgtaaacaatAGCATAGTAAGACAAAAATGCTTCCGAAACAGAGATAAATTAAAGACGCACAACATCCGAAGGGCGTGAAGGGCGGGAGGGGGAGGACATCGCCGAACGCGGGACCGTGCTGCTCTGAATGAAGAAATCTTCAGAAGAGGTAAAGGGTTTTTGCTTCTAAAGCATTAAGCATATTTCTTTAGCCTTTAATTAATACATCACAGGAGCAGATTCATTTCCACCTATTGTATTTTATGCCTCTTTAGCCAGgataataaagtaaaaaataacaATGACCAGAGGCAGCCTACAAGAACTGCAGATATTTTATGAGACATGACTGCGCTCTTTTATTCCAAATAAAAGTTTTGGAgtttaatataaaatgaaaatgattttcatGAAGAACACATTTTTCGGCTTGTACTTTCAATGAGATATTTAAACCCCTTTGAAAGGCAGGCTACGGGTACGTTACCATTTACTCACATTAACTTCCTTAACCACCACTTTATCTCAAAACAGGGCCCTTCAGTTTAacatagaaagaaagaaaccaaaaaccACTTTGTTCCTTCAGACACAGAAGTTTATTCTCATCCCCACCACCCCCCTCCAAAAAGTTAGaggttgtcaaaaaaaaaaaaaatcaagtaatttTTGCTTGCTTCTGTCATTACTGACTCTCAGAAGCAGTGATTTTTATCTCACCTTTTTTACTCCAATAATCCTAACTGatgacacacagacacacacacagactcctCTTACTTGGTAGGGAATGTATAAAACAGCGAGGGCCACCGAACGGCCCGCCGGCCCGCACGGGCCACGCTCAGGGGACTCGGGGAATTCAAGGTTTGCATAAGACGCAGTCTTGCTCACAACGTTCCTCACGGGGCCGTCCTTTCAACTTTAGGATTTTTCCACCCCCTTCCAGCTAGTTTGTTCTTCACTTTGACATATAATCCCTTAACAGTTTCATGGTAGACATGATAGAGGCTTTGACCAACACAAGCACTgacatatttatattaaaaaatagtgCAAAATTTCAACATTTATATAAATAACTCTAAAcccctgcttttgttttttttgttttttgtttttttacaatgtAATACACACTTTTTGAGTTGGCACTCAAaaaattgccatttttcttctagttcagaaaacaacttttttttttgaataggcCTCTTCTAATACAAAAATACTCCTGCTCCTTACACATAcactttctcttatttttaatatatatttatatatttatattgcagATCTTTAAACAAAACGTTTTTTGTgcaaatattttgtctttaaagTTAAGTGaaataatcaaacaaaaaaaaagcattcacacACAGCTCaactagaaacaaaaaaaaaaaaggactacagttgatttttttttcctttttaaacgtCTAGACACAGCtcaataaagaaatgtttttgcaAGCTTTGTAGGCTTGTGCATTCAGACCAGACATAACAAGTAAATATTTATACACGGAGAGATGGggaagggctttttttctttgctcatctTCCTCAACTCTcaatctctctcctttttcttttaacgAGAAGTGCAGAGTGTTTCGTTTGCTTTcttgcgtgtttttttttttttttttaaaaggggtgccctttttgcttctctttatcTTTGTTCCACGCGGTTGTGCTCTCAAGGCCATTGATTTGTGAATGATGGAGTCTGCTGCCCTCTAAGATCGAGGGCATCCCGTTGTTGTTCTGCTGGTGCTGGTAAAACGTGGACCCGGGGTAGTGCCCTATCACCTCGCTGTACGTCGGCGGCGGTCCTTCCATCCGACCATTGCTCCCGTAGCAGGTCGCGCTGATGCCAGAGTTACTGCTGGGGGGGCACGGCCCCCCGTACACGGAGTTATCTATCAAGTCACTGTCGAAGATGGTTCTGTTGGGGGGGGCCCGGACCGACTCTCTGTTGAGCTCCATCTGCTGCTCGGGGTCTCGCAGCTGCAGCGTGCAGGGTCCCTGGTACGGCGGCGGCTCCTCGCCGTCCGACAGCGAGATGGTGGGCGGCAGGTCGATCTCGTGCTGCATGTAGGGGTACGTTGGCTGGAATCTGTTAAAACGGTCCCTCTGCAAAAAGGATGGCACCGCGAGCCGGTCGCTGGGTCTCGGCGTGTAGATTTGCTgctgaaagggagagaaagagcgagCGAGCGTGAGAACTGCGAAACGCCGCAGCCCACGAGCACCGGGGAAAGGTAGCGGCACACAGCACCGGCTTTGCCCTCACCTCTGTTATTCCGTTTCCCGacactgtgctttctgaaggccACAGGCTTCCTTCCTACATTGGGCAGAAGAAGAGAGTTCAGAATAAGCCTGATTTTCAGCAATAGTTAAGTTCCTGAAGTTTTGCAAACGGATTGTGCCAAGCTTTATTCTGCACAGGAGCCTGACGTAAAATGATGTTTCTGCAGTCAGCAGAACCGCACAGGCGAAGCAATGCAGGACACAGACCTGATTCTATGGGAACAACAGTGTTACCTGCTCTAGTAAGAGCATTAGTTTATTAACACTGAAAATAACTCTTATAATCAAGATTTCCCTCCATTTTTACCTCCATTTACATTTAATAAATCACTTTCAGAATGAATGATGAGAATGACACAAGCAAATTACACTCGCTTATTCGTAGTCTTTCCCCCTCCCACTCACACCCACCCAACATGTTTCTCTCCCTGGTTCAAGCATGCCAGAGGAATATTTTTCAATTTGTGATCCATGAGCCACTGGTGATTCACAAGACATCAGAAAACCGTACATGAAATAATGACAAgattgaaaaaaacaacaaaaaaaaaacaacaaaaaaaccccacacccacATTCTGATGCATGCAATCAAAGAAATCATGAGAAAATACAGATAGTGTGAGAGCATTCAGTTTACCATAATTTTCATTTGGctataaaaaataatatatatagcAATAGAGCACAGGATGGTCCTGCAGTATTTCTTCCCCAAAAGGTTAAGTCCTTGGCTTAAAAAGACTGAGAGGTCTAGAGGCTTCCTTATGTTGCCAGCATCAACCCTGATTTTCATTGGCTGGGGATAGTCTGAACTTACGTAGTTCACCTTCTAAATTTTTGCTGTAAGAGCTAAAACACTTAAATATTGCTAATATTCACATATAGTAACATTGCCTGGAGACAAGGCTGGAGGAAAAGGAGCCAGAAGGCTCATAATTATAAACTGTAATAGCTGGCACTTCTGAGCTCCTTGCAGGTGAACCTCCACTTCTGGCACTAGCACgtcaggcacaggcaggaaacatttACCTCCAGTAGATAAAAACGCTACGTGTTTTTTCCCCCGTTTTCCTTCAACAACGTTTTCTATCCAAAGCCTGTTCTAGGGACCTACCCTACGCAGCAGGGCACTCTGACTGAGCACTCTGCAAACCTTCCTACTTAGAAAACACCTATTTCTGTGATAACCACAGCGGCAGTCCAGGCAGGGCGCCAAGGTCCAATGCCCCTGTGAAAGCCAATGCGTTCTGCGCAAAAAGCTGCAAGCCAGACACTTCTTCTGATAAAGCCACAAGAGATTACGCCTGTCAGACGGCTCCCTGCACCCAGCCCAGGTGTCACAAGCATATTTAGCCTGGTATCAGTCAGATACGTACAAGGGTAAATGCTGACGTACACTATGA is a window from the Apteryx mantelli isolate bAptMan1 chromosome 18, bAptMan1.hap1, whole genome shotgun sequence genome containing:
- the PMEPA1 gene encoding protein TMEPAI isoform X1 gives rise to the protein MYNLMGLNSTAVAIQPNVSCTCNCKRSLFQSMEITELEFVQIIIIVVVMMVMVVVITCLLNHYKLSARSFISRHSQGRRRDENLSSEGSLWPSESTVSGNGITEQQIYTPRPSDRLAVPSFLQRDRFNRFQPTYPYMQHEIDLPPTISLSDGEEPPPYQGPCTLQLRDPEQQMELNRESVRAPPNRTIFDSDLIDNSVYGGPCPPSSNSGISATCYGSNGRMEGPPPTYSEVIGHYPGSTFYQHQQNNNGMPSILEGSRLHHSQINGLESTTAWNKDKEKQKGHPF
- the PMEPA1 gene encoding protein TMEPAI isoform X2 — translated: MYNLMGLNSTAVAIQPNVSCTCNCKRSLFQSMEITELEFVQIIIIVVVMMVMVVVITCLLNHYKLSARSFISRHSQGRRRDENLSSEGSLWPSESTVSGNGITEQIYTPRPSDRLAVPSFLQRDRFNRFQPTYPYMQHEIDLPPTISLSDGEEPPPYQGPCTLQLRDPEQQMELNRESVRAPPNRTIFDSDLIDNSVYGGPCPPSSNSGISATCYGSNGRMEGPPPTYSEVIGHYPGSTFYQHQQNNNGMPSILEGSRLHHSQINGLESTTAWNKDKEKQKGHPF